Genomic segment of Panicum virgatum strain AP13 chromosome 9N, P.virgatum_v5, whole genome shotgun sequence:
actaatcatctgaatctaaattatataattataataatatattaaagtgcaccaatataaaaattctaaaattactatttctattattattaatattattatttatataaaaataatactcACGATATATCTCACAatatattcatatatgatgaaagagataagaatatcaattcacaaacaaatatttcaactaaaaatatattaaatacatatggagttgtacaaaataaaatttattgtaactaaataataaaaatatatattttagagtatgtgttataatatttaatagatgaaaagggCGTGAGATAGCTAATTATAATTACTaaccttatttttatattaattctaattagtttGTGCGGAAGCAcgagttgatagactagttaaTGTCCAATCACGAATTAATTAACATCACtaattcatctcgtatgaatcaattagactgtgtaattatttattttttctcgTTGCATTTAATGGTCTATGCATGTATTCAAAAACTTGATGTGACAAGAActgtaaaaaaaaagtttgggaaCTAAACCCTGCCTTAGGCGTTTTGGCTTCGAAAAAGCCCTGGCAATATATCAGGCCTAAACTGGGCCATGACGGTCGACTGGGAACTGCTGATAAGCCCATATACACGCAATCCGTTCGTCTTATGGCCCATCAGTTTCGCACGGGCCCTTAGGATGGCCGGCCCGACGAATCTGCATAAAGATCAGCAGCCCAACCGCGGAGTCACTTCACTTGTGTGCAGCGCGCGCGACACGACGCCTCTTATCCACATCACCCCGTCCGTCCTTGGTGTCGTGACGGCGAGGCGGGATATCCAAACCCGACGACGCGTCACTCCgtccctcgccgctcgcgcgctcCTTCCCACCACGCCCCCCGCGCCGGCCGGCGCGATGCCGTCCCCGGCGTcctacctcctcctcctcaacccCGCGAAGTCAttctccctccgccgcctctcGCACCCGCAACCGTCCCCGCGCCTCCAGGCCCGCCGGCCCCATGTCTCCTGCGACGCCCAGCGTGGGGGCGGTAgcaggaccggcggcggcgggaggcgcgagGCCATCCCCGCCGGCGCCAGCAAGGCCAAGAAGCAGATCGTATTCttcgacgccgcgccgccggtggcgcAGCCGCAGCAGGGCGGGAGCGCCGTAGAGAAAGGGGAGGGCGAGAAGGCGACGACCAAGGCAGGCAGCGGCAACGCGGCGCTGGCGCTGCTGAGGAGGGCCACCAAGAAGACGCTCGCGGTGCTGTCCAACCTCCCGCTCGCCATCTCCGAGATGTTCGCCATCGCCGCCCTCATGGCCCTAGGTACCGACTGCCGACTGCAACTGCAATCCTGCTCATTTTCTTGTGCTGGCATTGCGAACTCTGCAACTACCGCAGGCACGGTGATCGACCAGGGAGAGGCGCCGAGCTACTACTTCGAGAAGTTCCCCGAGGACAACCCAGTCTTCGGCTTCATCACGTGGAGGTGGATCCTGACGCCCGGGTTCGACCACATGTTCTCCTCGCCGGtcttcctcggcctcctcgcgcTGCTCGCCTTGTCCCTCATGGCCTGCACCTACACGACCCAGCTCCCCATGGTCAAGGTCGCGAGAAGGTAAGCTCTTGCTGTTGTGTAGGCCACTGCTTGCTAGTCCGCTCAGAGAATCGTGTGACACACATCAAGTGCCGGCGTGTTGCTGCAGATGGTCGTTCACACAATCCGGAGAAAGAATCAAGAAGCAGGAGTTTGCGGATTCTCTTCCCCGAGCATCCATTCAGGATTTGGGGGTCATCTTGATGGGTGCCGGATATGAGGTGATTGACACCTCCAGAACTTGATCTGCTCCAATTTCTGTTCTAGCATCCTTGGCATTTGTAttaggtgtgtgtgtgtgtgtttgactTTGATCTGTTGCAGGTATTCACAAAGGGGCCGTCCTTGTATGCTTTCAAAGGGCTGGCAGGTCGGTATGCGCCTATAGGCGTGCATTTAGCAATGCTTTTCATCATGGCTGGAGCCACGCTTAGCGCAACGGGAAGCTTCAAAGGCTCAGTGGATGTGCCTCAAGGGCTGAATTTTGTTATAGGGGATGTTATGAAACCCAGAGGGGTCCTCTCCGTCGCGCCTGATGTTTTCAATACTGAAATTCATGTCAACCGGTTCTACATGGAGTACTATGATAGTGGAGAGGTAGACTCCTTGCCAGATTTCAAATATTTTGTGCAGTTATGTGCACTTGTCTGATTGGCAAGCAAATATTTTTCAACTGTCAGGTCTTACAATTTTATAGCGATCTTTCACTTTTTAACCTTGATGGTAAAGAGGTGATGAGGAAGACTATCAAAGTGAATGATCCCCTCAGGTACGGAGGAATCACAATCTACCAAACGGACTGGGGATTTTCAGCATTGCAAGTGAGGAAAAATGGCGAAGGACCTTTCAATTTAGCCATGGCCCCCTTGAAGCTGAATGGCGATAAGAAGCTTTTTGGAACGTTCTTGCCACTTGAAGATTCAGACTCTTCGAATCCGAGTGTCAAAGGAATGTATGTTTAATATTTCTCTTTTCTGGTTTAAATAACAAAGTTGAACCATTAACTGTGGGTCATCAAATTGttgttttaattttttgttttgcCTACCTGGTGCCCTGCAGATCAATGCTTGCTCGAGATCTGCAGTCTATTGTGCTATATGATCAAGATGGCAAGTTTGTAGGGGTCCGTCGGCCAAGCTCGAAACTCCCCATTGAGATCAATGGTAATGAAATACTCATTGAAGACGCTATTG
This window contains:
- the LOC120689961 gene encoding cytochrome c biogenesis protein CCS1, chloroplastic-like; translation: MPSPASYLLLLNPAKSFSLRRLSHPQPSPRLQARRPHVSCDAQRGGGSRTGGGGRREAIPAGASKAKKQIVFFDAAPPVAQPQQGGSAVEKGEGEKATTKAGSGNAALALLRRATKKTLAVLSNLPLAISEMFAIAALMALGTVIDQGEAPSYYFEKFPEDNPVFGFITWRWILTPGFDHMFSSPVFLGLLALLALSLMACTYTTQLPMVKVARRWSFTQSGERIKKQEFADSLPRASIQDLGVILMGAGYEVFTKGPSLYAFKGLAGRYAPIGVHLAMLFIMAGATLSATGSFKGSVDVPQGLNFVIGDVMKPRGVLSVAPDVFNTEIHVNRFYMEYYDSGEVLQFYSDLSLFNLDGKEVMRKTIKVNDPLRYGGITIYQTDWGFSALQVRKNGEGPFNLAMAPLKLNGDKKLFGTFLPLEDSDSSNPSVKGISMLARDLQSIVLYDQDGKFVGVRRPSSKLPIEINGNEILIEDAIGSTGLDLKTDPGVPIVYAGFGALMLTTCISYLSHSQIWALQDGSTVVVGGKTNRAKLEFSEEMNQLLDKVPELIGANNENVVDSKSTAT